Proteins encoded together in one Corallococcus soli window:
- a CDS encoding molybdopterin-dependent oxidoreductase: protein MSASAPPQVHFRTCNLCEAMCGVRIEVADGRITSIKGDDADPFSRGHVCPKAVALRDLHEDPDRLRHPMKRTASGWERVSWEDALSDITRRLHALQQEHGPHCVGAYLGNPNVHNLGAMMFGPGLLRSLRSRNRFSATSVDQLPHQLVAHFMFGHQLLVPIPDIDRTRYMLMLGANPVASNGSLMTAPDVRARLRAIQERGGKVVVIDPRRTETAGIADQHVFVRPGTDALALFSLLHVVLGEGTHRMGRLAAFVDGLDTVMPLVRDFPPERTAPHTGIAPDVLRGIARDFLAAEGAVCYGRVGVSTQPFGSLCQWLINVLNVVTGNLDREGGALFTLPAFDLIGGPRALGVSPGSHGRWKSRVRGLPESSGELPVAVLAEEILTPGDGRIRALITVAGNPVLSTPNGTQLDTALSQLDLMVSVDPYLNETTRHAHYILPPASVLERGHYDLVFHALAVRNTARYSPPVFAPGPESRQDWEILLELQHRLETLRHGRTARATLQYQTLKRLGPERLLDLGLRMGPYGSRFHPLKKDGLSLAKLRASPHGIDLGPLKPSLPGRLRHRSKRIQLAPELLVADVARLRAAFPDDAAPGDGELLLIGRRHLRDNNSWMHNVPGLVKGRPRCTLMVHPDDASRLGLTDGVDATIRSRVGEITVPVAITADVMPGVVSLPHGYGHQRSGIRMQVAGAHAGASINDLTDEQALDAVSGNAAFSGTPVRVRPAAPPAPPSPSGSATPAA, encoded by the coding sequence ATGAGCGCTTCGGCCCCGCCCCAGGTCCACTTCCGCACCTGCAACCTCTGCGAAGCGATGTGCGGGGTGCGCATCGAGGTGGCTGATGGACGCATCACGTCCATCAAGGGTGACGACGCGGACCCGTTCAGCCGGGGCCACGTCTGTCCCAAGGCCGTGGCCCTGCGCGACCTGCACGAGGACCCGGACCGCCTGCGCCATCCCATGAAGCGCACCGCCTCCGGCTGGGAGCGCGTGTCCTGGGAGGATGCGCTCAGCGACATCACCCGGCGCCTGCACGCACTCCAGCAGGAGCACGGCCCCCACTGCGTGGGCGCCTACCTGGGCAACCCCAACGTCCACAACCTGGGCGCGATGATGTTCGGCCCCGGCCTGCTGCGCTCGCTGCGCTCGCGCAACCGGTTCTCCGCCACCTCCGTCGACCAGCTCCCCCACCAGCTCGTCGCCCACTTCATGTTCGGCCACCAGCTGCTCGTCCCCATCCCGGACATCGACCGCACCCGGTACATGCTCATGCTGGGCGCCAATCCCGTGGCGTCCAATGGCAGCCTGATGACCGCGCCGGATGTCCGCGCCCGCCTCCGCGCCATCCAGGAGCGCGGCGGCAAGGTCGTCGTCATCGACCCGCGCCGCACGGAGACGGCGGGCATCGCCGATCAGCACGTCTTCGTCCGCCCTGGCACCGACGCGCTCGCCCTCTTCTCCCTGCTGCACGTCGTCCTGGGAGAAGGCACGCACCGCATGGGGCGGCTCGCCGCGTTCGTGGACGGCCTGGACACCGTCATGCCGCTCGTCCGCGACTTCCCTCCGGAGAGGACGGCCCCGCACACCGGCATCGCGCCGGACGTGCTTCGCGGCATCGCCCGGGACTTCCTCGCGGCGGAAGGCGCCGTCTGCTACGGCCGCGTCGGCGTGTCCACGCAGCCCTTTGGCTCGCTCTGCCAATGGCTCATCAACGTCCTCAACGTCGTCACCGGCAACCTGGACCGGGAGGGCGGCGCGCTCTTCACGCTGCCGGCGTTCGACCTCATCGGAGGGCCTCGCGCGCTGGGCGTGAGCCCTGGCAGCCATGGCCGCTGGAAGAGCCGCGTGCGGGGCCTGCCGGAGTCCTCCGGTGAGCTGCCCGTGGCCGTGCTCGCGGAGGAGATCCTCACGCCGGGCGACGGCCGCATCCGCGCGCTCATCACCGTGGCCGGCAACCCCGTGCTGTCCACGCCCAATGGCACCCAGTTGGACACCGCGCTGTCACAGCTGGACCTCATGGTGAGCGTGGACCCCTACCTCAACGAGACCACCCGGCACGCCCACTACATCCTGCCGCCCGCGTCCGTGCTGGAGCGCGGGCACTACGACCTCGTCTTCCACGCGCTCGCCGTGCGCAACACGGCCAGGTACTCACCGCCCGTGTTCGCCCCCGGCCCGGAGTCCCGCCAGGACTGGGAAATCCTCCTGGAGCTCCAGCACCGCCTGGAGACGCTGCGCCACGGCCGCACCGCCCGCGCCACCCTCCAGTACCAGACCCTCAAGCGCCTGGGGCCGGAGCGCCTGCTCGACCTGGGCCTGCGCATGGGGCCGTATGGCTCGCGCTTCCATCCGCTCAAGAAGGATGGCCTGTCGCTCGCGAAGCTCCGCGCCTCGCCTCACGGCATCGACCTGGGACCCTTGAAGCCTTCCCTCCCCGGCCGCCTGCGCCACCGCTCCAAGCGCATCCAGCTGGCGCCGGAGCTGCTCGTGGCGGACGTGGCCCGGCTCCGTGCGGCGTTCCCCGACGACGCGGCGCCTGGCGACGGCGAACTGCTGCTCATTGGCCGGCGGCACCTTCGCGACAACAACTCCTGGATGCACAACGTGCCGGGGCTCGTGAAGGGCCGGCCCCGCTGCACCCTCATGGTCCACCCGGACGACGCCTCGCGCCTGGGCCTCACCGACGGCGTGGACGCCACCATCCGCTCCCGCGTGGGTGAAATCACCGTGCCCGTGGCCATCACCGCCGACGTCATGCCCGGCGTCGTCAGCCTGCCGCACGGCTACGGCCACCAGCGCTCGGGCATCCGCATGCAGGTGGCTGGCGCGCACGCGGGCGCCAGCATCAACGACCTCACGGATGAGCAGGCTTTGGACGCCGTCAGCGGCAACGCCGCGTTCAGCGGCACGCCGGTGCGGGTACGGCCTGCGGCACCACCTGCGCCACCGTCACCTTCCGGCTCCGCCACACCAGCGGCGTGA